One genomic region from bacterium encodes:
- a CDS encoding DUF5615 family PIN-like protein, protein MAKLKYIADMNISPLTVSILCRAGYETIRVNKVLSASVPDEQILSYARDNEYVLITEDMDFSALLAVNGYDRPSVVSLRLSFSDPETVADRLIHILPACEGSLVDGCVVAVSDEVIRIRHLPIG, encoded by the coding sequence ATGGCTAAATTGAAGTATATCGCCGATATGAATATTTCGCCTTTAACGGTGAGTATTCTCTGTCGGGCCGGGTATGAGACGATTCGCGTGAATAAAGTCCTTTCGGCATCTGTGCCTGATGAGCAGATTCTTTCGTATGCGCGGGACAATGAATATGTGCTGATTACTGAGGATATGGATTTTTCGGCGTTGCTTGCGGTAAACGGGTATGATCGACCGAGTGTAGTGTCATTAAGGTTGTCGTTTTCCGACCCCGAAACGGTTGCGGATCGGTTGATACATATTTTGCCAGCATGTGAGGGGTCATTGGTGGATGGATGTGTCGTGGCGGTTTCTGATGAAGTAATCCGGATTCGGCACCTTCCGATCGGATGA
- a CDS encoding glycosyltransferase family 1 protein: MTAKPLTIGVNTLFYIPGEVGGTETYLRKTLVAMAEQAGADRLVVFTNLENHDTLKADLAAFPGITFVQLKFRAMNRSVRILREQLELPWKVRASGVEVLWSPGYTAPVLVACPQVVSILDMQYKAFPHDLTFTARLATDILVKAAVRRAKRIIAISKFSRGEIVKYTSAEAGIIDVVYLAASPIFAVPLPVETRAQSLGRLISSDRPYLLCVAATYPHKNVQALITAFGQLMPAIPHNLVLVGNSRLGEPEVAKALAALPDPSRVIRLKRLSEPELVALYQGCDAFVFPSRYEGFGLPVLEGLMAGVPVVTTRCASIPEVGGEVACYFNPDDPMALPAAIQTVLGWSPAERQERIQRGREFARGFSWSATAAGTLKILRDV, translated from the coding sequence ATGACCGCTAAACCTTTAACCATAGGCGTGAACACGCTGTTTTATATCCCCGGCGAAGTCGGGGGAACGGAGACGTACCTCCGCAAGACGCTGGTGGCCATGGCGGAGCAGGCCGGGGCCGACCGGCTGGTGGTGTTCACCAATCTGGAGAATCATGACACCTTGAAGGCCGATCTGGCGGCGTTTCCGGGGATCACCTTTGTGCAACTGAAATTCCGTGCGATGAACCGGTCGGTGCGCATTCTCCGTGAGCAGCTGGAACTACCCTGGAAGGTTCGGGCCAGTGGCGTGGAGGTACTCTGGTCGCCCGGCTACACGGCGCCAGTGCTGGTGGCCTGTCCTCAGGTGGTGTCGATCCTGGACATGCAGTATAAGGCCTTTCCGCACGACTTGACCTTTACTGCCCGGCTGGCGACCGATATCCTGGTTAAGGCGGCAGTCCGCCGGGCCAAACGGATTATTGCGATCTCGAAATTTTCAAGAGGCGAGATTGTTAAATACACTTCTGCTGAGGCGGGTATTATCGATGTGGTTTATCTGGCGGCAAGCCCTATTTTTGCGGTGCCCCTGCCGGTGGAGACTCGCGCCCAGTCGTTAGGTCGGCTGATATCCTCTGACCGCCCGTATCTTCTTTGCGTGGCCGCGACCTATCCCCATAAAAATGTGCAGGCCCTGATCACCGCGTTCGGGCAGCTGATGCCTGCCATTCCGCATAACCTGGTCCTTGTGGGGAATTCCAGGCTAGGGGAGCCGGAGGTGGCTAAAGCGCTGGCGGCGCTCCCGGATCCGTCGCGCGTGATCCGTCTGAAGCGCCTGTCGGAGCCTGAGCTAGTGGCCCTGTATCAGGGCTGCGATGCGTTTGTGTTTCCTTCGCGCTACGAGGGGTTCGGGCTACCGGTATTGGAGGGGTTGATGGCGGGGGTGCCGGTGGTGACGACCCGATGTGCCTCGATTCCCGAGGTGGGCGGGGAGGTGGCGTGTTATTTCAATCCGGACGATCCCATGGCATTGCCTGCGGCAATTCAGACGGTATTAGGGTGGTCCCCCGCCGAGCGGCAGGAGCGCATTCAAAGAGGGCGTGAGTTCGCCCGGGGCTTCTCCTGGTCAGCCACCGCCGCCGGGACCTTGAAGATTTTGCGGGATGTGTAG
- a CDS encoding DUF433 domain-containing protein, which produces MKKLNRIAVDCRVCMGQPIIRGMRITVSVILKMMAAGKSIDEVLAAYPELEREDVQQAIEYAAWTSSEQVIVEQLVAV; this is translated from the coding sequence ATGAAAAAACTAAATCGAATTGCTGTAGACTGCCGGGTTTGTATGGGGCAACCTATTATCCGCGGAATGCGCATAACGGTTAGTGTGATCCTAAAAATGATGGCGGCAGGGAAAAGCATCGACGAGGTTTTGGCAGCATACCCTGAGTTAGAAAGGGAGGATGTGCAGCAGGCCATAGAATACGCTGCATGGACTTCTTCTGAACAAGTGATCGTTGAGCAACTTGTAGCGGTGTAA
- a CDS encoding type II secretion system F family protein, producing MPKFRYVAMDAKGREVEGMLDADNETRALTALKDKGLFPTSVTDIGGGRNRGPSRGSGGGKGPVVAKVQSSGGSREIKMPSFLQPRIKEKQIMIFTRQLATLVDAGLPLLRCLHVLQKQEKNPQFRDALAGMAESVEGGSTFAESMSQFPKVFTPFFVNMVKAGETSGALQTILVRLAEFMEKSNKIRNKVKGAMVYPLVVMVMAALILIVLMVFVIPKFKEIFDDLLGGKSLPMLTQAVIAMSNFMAQQWYIGLGIIIVWVVGFKSFKATRSGQEMLDRIMLKMPIFGTLVQKTAIGNFTRTLGTLMTGGVPILQALNIVKEVTNNAVLSRAVEQVHDSVKEGETIVVPLEASGVFPSMVVSMVQVGEETGALPEMLMKIAENYDDEVDTAVDALTSVIEPIMIMLLAVIVGTIVIAMFMPMISIIGSL from the coding sequence ATGCCGAAATTCCGATACGTTGCCATGGATGCCAAGGGGCGTGAAGTTGAGGGCATGCTCGATGCCGACAACGAGACCCGCGCCCTGACGGCCCTCAAAGACAAAGGCCTTTTTCCCACCAGCGTGACCGATATCGGAGGCGGCCGCAACCGTGGGCCCTCGCGTGGAAGTGGCGGGGGCAAAGGGCCGGTCGTCGCCAAAGTCCAGAGCAGTGGCGGCTCGCGCGAAATCAAAATGCCCTCTTTCCTGCAGCCGCGGATCAAAGAGAAGCAGATCATGATCTTTACGCGCCAGTTGGCTACCCTGGTGGACGCCGGGTTGCCCCTGTTGCGGTGTCTGCATGTGTTGCAGAAGCAGGAGAAAAATCCGCAGTTCAGGGACGCGCTGGCCGGGATGGCCGAGTCCGTTGAAGGCGGTAGCACCTTCGCCGAATCCATGTCGCAATTCCCCAAGGTGTTTACCCCCTTTTTCGTGAACATGGTCAAGGCCGGTGAGACGTCAGGCGCGCTCCAGACGATTCTGGTGCGGTTGGCCGAATTCATGGAAAAGAGCAATAAAATCCGCAATAAAGTCAAGGGGGCCATGGTGTATCCCCTGGTCGTCATGGTCATGGCGGCGCTCATTTTGATTGTGTTGATGGTGTTCGTGATTCCGAAATTCAAGGAAATCTTTGACGATTTGCTGGGCGGAAAGTCGCTCCCGATGTTGACCCAGGCCGTCATTGCGATGAGTAATTTCATGGCCCAGCAGTGGTACATCGGGTTGGGCATCATTATTGTATGGGTGGTGGGCTTTAAGTCATTCAAAGCCACAAGGTCAGGGCAGGAGATGCTGGACAGGATCATGCTGAAAATGCCGATCTTCGGAACGCTGGTTCAAAAGACGGCCATTGGCAATTTTACCCGTACCCTGGGGACGCTGATGACGGGTGGTGTGCCGATTCTGCAGGCTTTGAATATTGTCAAAGAGGTGACCAATAACGCGGTGTTGTCACGCGCGGTTGAGCAGGTCCATGACAGTGTCAAGGAGGGCGAGACCATTGTGGTGCCGCTTGAGGCCTCCGGCGTGTTTCCTTCGATGGTGGTGAGCATGGTGCAGGTGGGTGAAGAGACTGGCGCCCTGCCCGAGATGTTGATGAAAATCGCGGAAAACTATGATGATGAGGTGGATACGGCGGTGGATGCCCTGACCTCGGTCATTGAGCCCATTATGATCATGTTGCTGGCAGTGATTGTGGGAACGATCGTCATCGCCATGTTCATGCCCATGATTTCGATCATTGGAAGTTTGTAA
- a CDS encoding PA14 domain-containing protein encodes MLFFRSLKYLAAGAALNMTLLVVPLIWSPGLTEQADLHPPSAFHPLSDQGLTGLIQRFTDGRGQDWFRLTPTSATAGHSVLRLDSTAFPEGCLIEWFSTERNALRVCTGNDETTELPFCGALKSQAMQIIQRGTFPPDWLSQGVNLGVYSLPGAGVFFRVIPAPIKAYQPFRPAVASGSLVWQIGVWLSSVWVVAGLISRYAGSGQKRFALLALAYTFLLGFLFFERPFDGMAGSIDHDDDSYYTAYTQNLINHKSLFSAPTELNVGRPVIQHNHGLPGTALFLAPAVWLYNAWEHRPFTSPIDLPALRWMRLASATYSLLATVLLFLAAHQIAVSGWNVPVAAFLISGTSLAKWTYQRSIFTHSIELMLLCGIILLAIWSNRRGSAPSLATPNAGRDAGIHLEEEKAMVNWMGPLAGVLLGGLCLVRGEYLLAIPIIPFLFRFGPGQPLRVRVIFAGSFLLAVLPFVLFYRHAVGQLTTGYGSLAGSTLAPHRLSDWWNLDFWQALGHNIWVLFQSYWESGVILFFGVIALLTLPSKGPSSMLPKVATGLFMATFLLATAFFPLPLGSEWQHRYSLKLYPFALLAILAWRARSRHVRSAHLVLAAAFLFSLMRQFSSFEVNQREIAGTGMDTAKWIFSDVQLLTRGLSDTHYATLHWSMVMITVFWMALALIAWRRSRSFKWWQPVLGAAGLLIIGALAWRAPFWLVQEGLEVTYFQGSDFQQPICRRLEPRICSDYGFQSPATGVGRHDYSARWQGSLRVPETGTYTFFAESGGGLRIRLGDVWLIDNWKNSDWRGSGRKVTLPLKAGVYPLKVEHGVRNGPGALRLRWDGGPIPEGSIVGAPYVRRH; translated from the coding sequence ATGTTGTTCTTCCGATCCCTCAAATATCTGGCGGCAGGGGCAGCCCTGAATATGACGCTCCTGGTGGTGCCGCTCATTTGGTCACCGGGCTTAACCGAGCAAGCCGACCTGCACCCGCCGTCCGCTTTCCACCCTTTGTCCGATCAAGGACTGACCGGACTGATCCAGAGGTTCACCGACGGGAGAGGTCAGGATTGGTTCCGCCTGACGCCGACGTCAGCCACAGCCGGCCATTCCGTGCTGCGCCTGGATTCCACCGCATTCCCCGAAGGCTGCCTCATCGAGTGGTTTTCAACGGAACGCAACGCCTTACGGGTGTGCACCGGAAATGACGAAACCACCGAACTGCCCTTCTGTGGCGCATTGAAGTCGCAAGCCATGCAGATTATCCAGCGCGGCACCTTTCCGCCTGACTGGCTGTCACAGGGAGTCAATCTGGGCGTTTATTCCCTGCCTGGCGCAGGGGTTTTCTTCCGCGTCATCCCCGCGCCTATTAAGGCATACCAGCCGTTTCGTCCTGCGGTCGCCTCCGGCAGCTTGGTCTGGCAAATCGGGGTGTGGCTCAGCTCAGTGTGGGTGGTGGCCGGCCTGATCAGCCGCTATGCCGGTTCGGGCCAAAAACGGTTTGCCCTGCTGGCGCTGGCCTATACATTCCTGCTCGGCTTCCTCTTCTTTGAGCGCCCCTTTGACGGCATGGCGGGGAGTATTGATCACGACGATGATTCCTATTATACCGCCTACACCCAAAACCTCATCAATCATAAAAGCCTGTTTTCCGCCCCCACGGAGTTGAACGTCGGCCGCCCCGTGATCCAGCACAATCACGGATTGCCGGGCACCGCGTTGTTCCTGGCTCCGGCGGTGTGGCTGTATAATGCCTGGGAACACCGGCCCTTCACTTCCCCGATCGATCTGCCCGCCTTGCGCTGGATGCGCCTGGCCAGCGCCACCTATAGCCTGCTGGCCACTGTTTTGCTTTTCCTGGCCGCCCACCAGATTGCCGTTTCAGGCTGGAATGTGCCGGTAGCCGCATTCCTGATTTCGGGAACGTCCCTGGCCAAATGGACGTATCAGCGGAGTATTTTCACCCATTCGATCGAACTCATGCTGCTCTGCGGCATTATTCTGCTGGCGATCTGGAGTAACCGAAGGGGGAGCGCGCCATCCCTGGCGACACCGAATGCCGGCAGGGACGCCGGCATCCACCTGGAGGAAGAAAAAGCCATGGTGAATTGGATGGGGCCTCTTGCGGGAGTCCTGCTGGGCGGACTATGCCTGGTACGCGGAGAATATTTATTAGCCATCCCGATTATCCCATTCCTTTTTAGATTCGGACCCGGGCAACCTCTCCGGGTTCGCGTCATCTTTGCCGGCAGCTTTCTGCTGGCCGTCCTTCCCTTTGTTCTATTCTACCGGCACGCGGTCGGGCAACTGACCACCGGCTACGGTTCTCTGGCCGGCAGTACGCTTGCCCCGCACAGACTGTCAGACTGGTGGAACCTGGATTTCTGGCAGGCCCTGGGCCACAACATCTGGGTCCTGTTTCAGAGTTATTGGGAGTCGGGCGTGATCTTGTTTTTCGGGGTCATCGCACTCCTGACCTTGCCTTCAAAGGGGCCGTCGTCCATGTTGCCAAAGGTCGCAACGGGACTTTTCATGGCCACGTTTCTTCTGGCGACCGCCTTCTTCCCGCTCCCGCTTGGCTCCGAATGGCAACACCGGTATTCACTCAAACTCTACCCATTTGCCCTGCTGGCCATCCTTGCGTGGCGAGCCAGATCACGCCACGTCCGATCTGCCCATCTTGTTTTGGCGGCGGCATTCCTGTTTTCACTGATGCGACAATTCTCCTCCTTTGAGGTCAATCAACGCGAGATCGCCGGGACTGGCATGGATACAGCCAAATGGATCTTCTCTGATGTCCAGTTACTGACCCGGGGATTGAGTGATACGCACTACGCGACCTTACACTGGTCGATGGTCATGATCACAGTGTTCTGGATGGCATTGGCGTTGATTGCCTGGCGGCGCAGCCGCTCTTTCAAATGGTGGCAACCTGTACTGGGGGCGGCGGGCCTGCTCATCATCGGGGCCCTTGCCTGGCGTGCCCCGTTCTGGTTGGTTCAGGAAGGACTGGAGGTTACCTATTTCCAGGGATCTGACTTTCAACAACCGATCTGCCGACGACTGGAGCCCCGTATCTGCTCCGATTACGGGTTCCAATCACCTGCAACCGGCGTGGGCCGCCATGATTACTCCGCCCGGTGGCAAGGCTCGCTGAGGGTCCCTGAAACCGGAACCTACACCTTCTTTGCGGAGAGTGGCGGGGGCCTGCGGATCCGGCTTGGAGACGTCTGGCTTATTGACAACTGGAAAAATTCAGACTGGCGTGGCAGCGGCCGCAAAGTGACCCTGCCACTCAAAGCCGGAGTGTATCCGCTCAAGGTTGAACATGGCGTCCGGAACGGGCCCGGTGCCCTTCGTCTGCGCTGGGATGGCGGCCCCATCCCCGAGGGCTCCATTGTCGGCGCCCCCTATGTGCGACGCCATTAA